In Massilia antarctica, the following are encoded in one genomic region:
- a CDS encoding POT-type proton-dependent oligopeptide transporter — MPRQIPYIVGTEGCERFSFYGMRNILTPFLISTLLLFMPVADRTGEAKHVFHTFVIGVYFFPLLGGWLADRFFGKYDTIFWLSLVYCAGHACLAIFEDSLKGFYTGLFLIALGSGGIKPLISSFVGDQFDQTNKNKAKVVYDMFYWMINFGSFFASLLMPIFLRDYGAAVAFGIPGVLMFIATIVFWLGRKKYIHLPPAPPDPDSFTRVARTALMTHKPGQTRTGLAVAMFGVAGAVASLAMSPQWGFVIAACTALVLLLAFGGIGTSMQLERARGLHSDVAVDGVRAVLRILIAFALVTPFHSLFDQKASTWIVQANSMIPPTLTLFGKDFTFVPAQMQALNPLLVMILIPFNNLVLYPALRKMGIEPSPLRRMTTGIVFSALSWIVIGALQVQMDGGTPTSMAWQVLPYALLTFGEVLVAATGLEFAYSQSPPSMKGVIMAFWFLSNTVGSLWVLIVNASIKNDAVISHIATSGFSVIAFQMYFFAGFAFVAAAVFGWYATRYKMVDNYRSDAAPAKA, encoded by the coding sequence ATGCCGCGCCAGATTCCGTACATCGTGGGCACGGAAGGATGCGAGCGATTCAGTTTTTACGGGATGCGCAACATCCTCACCCCCTTCCTGATCAGCACCCTGCTGCTATTCATGCCGGTCGCCGACCGCACCGGCGAAGCCAAGCACGTGTTCCACACCTTCGTCATCGGCGTCTACTTTTTCCCGCTGCTGGGCGGCTGGCTGGCCGACCGCTTCTTCGGCAAATACGACACCATCTTCTGGCTCAGTCTCGTGTACTGCGCGGGCCACGCCTGCCTGGCGATCTTTGAAGATAGCCTCAAGGGCTTTTACACTGGCCTGTTCCTGATCGCGCTCGGCTCGGGCGGCATCAAGCCCCTGATCTCGTCGTTCGTGGGCGACCAGTTCGACCAGACCAACAAGAACAAGGCGAAAGTCGTCTACGACATGTTCTACTGGATGATCAACTTCGGCTCCTTTTTCGCCTCGCTGCTGATGCCGATCTTCCTGCGCGATTACGGCGCGGCGGTCGCTTTCGGCATTCCCGGCGTGCTGATGTTCATCGCCACCATCGTGTTCTGGCTGGGACGCAAAAAATACATCCACCTTCCGCCCGCCCCGCCGGACCCGGACTCGTTCACCCGCGTGGCGCGCACCGCGCTCATGACGCACAAGCCTGGCCAGACGCGCACCGGGCTGGCGGTGGCCATGTTTGGCGTGGCCGGCGCCGTCGCATCGCTGGCCATGTCGCCGCAATGGGGTTTCGTGATCGCCGCCTGCACCGCCCTGGTGCTGCTGCTGGCCTTCGGCGGCATCGGTACCTCGATGCAGCTTGAACGCGCGCGCGGCCTGCATTCGGATGTGGCAGTGGACGGCGTGCGCGCGGTACTGCGCATCCTGATCGCGTTTGCGCTGGTGACGCCGTTCCACTCGCTGTTCGACCAGAAGGCGTCGACCTGGATCGTCCAGGCCAACTCCATGATTCCTCCTACCCTCACCCTGTTCGGCAAGGACTTCACGTTCGTGCCGGCCCAGATGCAGGCGCTCAATCCACTGCTGGTGATGATCCTGATCCCGTTCAATAACCTGGTGCTGTACCCGGCGCTGCGCAAGATGGGCATCGAACCGTCCCCGCTGCGCCGCATGACGACCGGGATCGTGTTCTCGGCGCTGTCGTGGATCGTGATCGGCGCCCTGCAGGTGCAGATGGACGGCGGCACGCCAACCTCGATGGCGTGGCAAGTGCTGCCCTACGCGCTGCTCACCTTCGGCGAAGTCTTGGTGGCGGCCACCGGCCTCGAATTTGCGTACAGCCAGTCGCCGCCATCGATGAAGGGCGTGATCATGGCGTTCTGGTTCCTGTCCAACACGGTGGGCAGCCTGTGGGTCCTGATCGTCAATGCCAGCATCAAGAACGATGCGGTGATCTCGCATATCGCCACCAGCGGGTTCAGCGTCATTGCCTTCCAGATGTACTTCTTCGCCGGCTTTGCGTTCGTGGCCGCCGCCGTCTTCGGCTGGTATGCGACGCGCTACAAGATGGTCGATAATTACCGTTCCGACGCCGCACCGGCCAAGGCGTAA
- a CDS encoding cache domain-containing protein, whose product MRKLFQIALMCCAAVFCTSSGAASDHGSAEEAKALVQKVITYMKANGREKTIAEINDTQNTRFRDRDLYVTINDMSMKNLAHGANAKMQGKDLIDLKDADGKPFMRERLDLVKTKGKGWQDYKFVNPVTKQIEPKSMYFEKYEDLIINCGIYK is encoded by the coding sequence ATGCGTAAATTGTTCCAGATAGCGTTAATGTGCTGCGCCGCCGTGTTTTGCACCAGCAGCGGCGCCGCCAGCGACCATGGCAGCGCCGAGGAAGCCAAGGCACTGGTGCAGAAGGTGATCACCTATATGAAAGCGAATGGGCGCGAGAAGACCATCGCCGAGATCAACGACACGCAAAACACCCGCTTTCGCGACCGCGACCTGTACGTGACCATCAACGACATGAGCATGAAGAACCTGGCCCATGGCGCCAACGCCAAGATGCAGGGCAAGGACTTGATCGACCTGAAAGACGCGGACGGCAAACCATTCATGCGCGAGCGCCTCGATCTGGTCAAAACCAAGGGCAAAGGCTGGCAGGACTACAAATTCGTCAATCCGGTCACCAAGCAGATCGAACCGAAATCGATGTACTTCGAAAAATACGAAGACCTGATCATCAACTGCGGCATCTACAAGTAA
- a CDS encoding ABC transporter substrate-binding protein, which translates to MKTIHHLILAAAALSASAQAADNVVRLGNLKFAHYGAVSYIKEIAPKCGIKVEEHMFAKGPDVMQAILSGDLDVGATASEAAISGRANGAPIYIVAGFAKGGARLVARPDGGIKSVKDLKGKKVGVTRGGIHEVLLYAELSKHGLSWSDSAGKDVHVIYLAFADLNQALLGKNLDAIMQSEPQSSQAINKGFGMEVMKPYDTPIGEPVRTLVMSEKFYKENRATAAKFMNCFVQATKLFIDNKAAGEKYVRESMFKNQITKDDFEDAIANSPYTYDVSIEHIQITTDVMAKTGTGKMRTPPLAKDWVKTDLLEQAKKSLSIQ; encoded by the coding sequence ATGAAAACCATTCACCACCTGATCCTTGCAGCGGCAGCCCTGTCCGCGTCCGCCCAGGCGGCCGACAATGTCGTCAGGCTCGGCAACCTCAAATTCGCCCACTATGGCGCAGTCTCGTACATCAAGGAGATCGCACCGAAGTGCGGCATCAAGGTCGAAGAACACATGTTCGCCAAAGGCCCCGACGTGATGCAGGCGATCCTGTCGGGAGACCTCGACGTCGGCGCCACCGCATCGGAGGCGGCCATTTCAGGCCGCGCCAACGGTGCGCCGATCTACATCGTGGCCGGTTTCGCAAAAGGTGGCGCGCGCCTGGTCGCGCGCCCCGACGGCGGCATCAAGTCGGTCAAGGACCTCAAGGGCAAGAAGGTTGGCGTCACGCGCGGTGGCATTCATGAAGTGCTGCTCTACGCCGAACTGTCCAAGCACGGCCTCTCCTGGTCCGATTCGGCCGGCAAGGACGTGCATGTCATCTACCTCGCGTTCGCGGACCTGAACCAGGCGCTGCTCGGCAAGAACCTGGACGCCATCATGCAAAGCGAGCCGCAATCGTCGCAAGCGATCAACAAGGGCTTCGGCATGGAAGTGATGAAGCCTTACGACACGCCGATCGGCGAACCGGTACGCACCCTGGTCATGAGCGAAAAATTCTACAAGGAGAACCGCGCCACCGCGGCCAAGTTCATGAACTGCTTCGTCCAGGCCACCAAGCTGTTCATCGATAACAAGGCCGCCGGCGAAAAATACGTGCGCGAATCGATGTTCAAGAACCAGATCACCAAGGACGACTTCGAGGATGCGATCGCCAACTCGCCCTACACCTACGACGTCAGCATCGAGCATATCCAGATCACCACCGACGTGATGGCCAAGACCGGCACCGGCAAGATGCGCACGCCGCCGCTCGCCAAGGACTGGGTCAAGACCGACCTGCTTGAGCAAGCCAAGAAGTCCTTGTCCATCCAATAA
- a CDS encoding ABC transporter permease, translated as MTQAKWRESAVGLVVPVVIVALWQAGAMMGLINPQVLPSPWAVLLKWIEYALPLTAFDPATGSRLAWMFSGELLIDTMGSMYRVVVGFVIGAGLALPLGLAMGSSRTLYAWLNPLMQVLRPIPPIAYIPLAILWFGLGNAPAVFLIAIGAFFPVLMNTIAGVRQVDSIYIRAARNLGASQSTMFLRVMLPAAVPYILSGVRIGIGTAFIVVIVSEMIAVNNGLGFRILEAREYFWSDKIVAGMISIGLLGLGIDIAMNKLNNHLLRWHRGLEN; from the coding sequence ATGACGCAAGCCAAGTGGCGCGAAAGCGCCGTCGGACTCGTTGTACCGGTCGTCATCGTCGCCTTGTGGCAGGCCGGCGCCATGATGGGGCTGATCAATCCGCAGGTGCTGCCCTCGCCATGGGCGGTACTGCTCAAGTGGATCGAATACGCGCTGCCGCTCACCGCATTCGACCCGGCCACCGGATCGCGCCTGGCATGGATGTTTTCGGGCGAGCTGCTGATCGACACCATGGGCAGTATGTACCGGGTGGTGGTCGGTTTCGTGATCGGCGCCGGCCTGGCCCTGCCGCTCGGACTGGCGATGGGATCGAGCCGCACCCTGTACGCCTGGCTCAATCCCCTGATGCAGGTGCTGCGCCCGATTCCGCCGATCGCCTACATCCCGCTGGCGATCCTGTGGTTCGGCCTTGGCAACGCGCCGGCCGTGTTCCTGATCGCCATCGGCGCGTTCTTCCCGGTGCTGATGAATACCATCGCCGGGGTGCGCCAGGTCGACAGCATCTACATCCGCGCCGCGCGCAACCTTGGCGCCAGCCAGAGCACCATGTTCCTGCGCGTGATGCTGCCGGCCGCCGTGCCGTACATCCTGTCGGGCGTGCGGATCGGGATCGGTACCGCGTTCATCGTCGTCATCGTCTCCGAGATGATCGCCGTGAACAACGGGCTGGGTTTCCGCATCCTCGAAGCGCGCGAATACTTCTGGTCCGACAAAATCGTCGCCGGCATGATCAGCATTGGCCTGCTGGGCCTGGGCATCGACATCGCCATGAATAAACTGAACAACCATCTGCTGCGCTGGCACCGTGGCCTGGAGAACTGA
- a CDS encoding ABC transporter ATP-binding protein: MTSSHIDVAHVSKIFNAGEREVTALRDINLHIPDGQFVCLLGPSGCGKSTLLNAIAGFSLPSSGDIHANGARVTGPGPDRGMVFQEYALFPWMTVEKNIGFGLGIKGMQAAEIDKRVGALLEMLSLADFRQRFPKDLSGGMRQRVAIARVLALDSPIMLMDEPFGALDALTRRNLQDELLRIWADLKKTIVFVTHSIEEAIYLADRIIVMTYRPGTVKRDIIVELPRMRDPSSAAFNELKRELGAMVMEEQQRHHNDEIRMAAVD; this comes from the coding sequence ATGACTTCCTCCCACATCGACGTTGCGCACGTCAGCAAGATCTTCAACGCGGGCGAGCGCGAAGTGACCGCCCTGCGCGACATCAACCTGCATATCCCGGACGGCCAGTTCGTCTGCCTGCTGGGGCCATCGGGCTGCGGCAAGTCGACCCTGCTCAATGCCATCGCCGGCTTCTCGCTGCCGTCCAGCGGCGACATCCACGCCAACGGTGCGCGCGTCACTGGCCCCGGGCCGGACCGCGGCATGGTGTTCCAGGAGTATGCCCTGTTCCCCTGGATGACGGTCGAGAAGAACATCGGCTTCGGCCTCGGCATCAAGGGCATGCAAGCGGCGGAGATCGACAAGCGCGTCGGCGCCCTGCTGGAGATGCTGTCGCTGGCGGATTTCCGGCAGCGCTTTCCCAAGGACCTCTCGGGCGGCATGCGCCAGCGCGTGGCGATCGCGCGCGTACTGGCGCTCGACTCGCCCATCATGCTGATGGACGAACCGTTCGGCGCCCTGGATGCCCTCACCCGGCGCAACCTGCAGGACGAGCTGCTGCGCATCTGGGCCGACCTGAAAAAAACCATCGTGTTCGTCACCCACAGCATCGAAGAGGCGATCTACCTGGCCGACCGCATCATCGTGATGACCTACCGGCCCGGCACCGTCAAGCGCGATATCATCGTCGAACTGCCGCGCATGCGCGATCCATCGTCGGCAGCCTTCAATGAGCTCAAGCGCGAGCTGGGGGCGATGGTGATGGAAGAGCAGCAGCGCCACCACAACGATGAAATACGGATGGCGGCTGTCGACTAG